The Enteractinococcus fodinae genome has a segment encoding these proteins:
- a CDS encoding acyltransferase: protein MPTTRPPRNTGIDLLRVFSIVMVVVGHAGAFPHQELLTIWRMPLFFMLSGFFFTAGRTFQSEFTRRWDTLVIPYLAWSVIISVWLITVTWGQEDVILEHLESGWLGGTGQSIFWMAAWFVTTLAGATILRRFLERFGTAVVWSVAVLGMVATYVASYLVSTGVLETHVLVDTPLRLGLAWPVMFYLLVGELLRKLLMPIVQHFSSHLLAVLGLLLVVGALVVTATTDVSAHFIQAGNFGTPILTPLIAIAVTIGFILVFATWVNDALENFPWTRAGVSRLVRTGTTVVFFHGLMLIWMYQNGYGSDSLQDFWLRIGVALSTSFAVGLLINMTPAAPLLSGARQERNIFRNR from the coding sequence ATGCCGACGACACGCCCACCACGCAATACCGGAATCGACCTGCTGCGGGTCTTTTCCATCGTCATGGTCGTGGTGGGCCATGCGGGGGCGTTTCCCCACCAAGAACTGCTGACTATCTGGCGTATGCCCCTGTTCTTCATGTTGTCGGGGTTCTTCTTCACGGCCGGACGAACCTTCCAATCCGAGTTCACCCGGCGGTGGGATACTTTGGTCATCCCCTACCTTGCCTGGTCGGTGATCATTTCGGTGTGGTTGATCACGGTGACATGGGGTCAAGAAGACGTCATTTTGGAACACCTCGAGTCCGGGTGGTTAGGGGGCACCGGGCAGTCAATCTTTTGGATGGCCGCCTGGTTCGTGACCACACTGGCCGGGGCCACGATTTTACGACGGTTTCTCGAACGCTTCGGTACAGCGGTGGTGTGGAGTGTCGCGGTCCTTGGGATGGTCGCGACCTATGTGGCTTCATACCTGGTGAGTACCGGAGTGCTTGAGACGCATGTTCTGGTAGATACGCCGCTGCGCCTGGGACTGGCGTGGCCTGTGATGTTTTACCTGTTAGTCGGGGAACTGCTGCGCAAACTGTTGATGCCGATCGTGCAGCACTTTTCCTCACACCTACTCGCGGTATTAGGCCTGCTGTTGGTTGTCGGGGCGTTGGTCGTCACGGCGACCACCGACGTGAGTGCCCACTTCATTCAAGCAGGAAATTTTGGCACGCCGATCTTAACCCCATTGATCGCGATTGCAGTGACGATCGGGTTTATCTTGGTGTTTGCTACCTGGGTGAATGATGCCCTCGAAAACTTCCCCTGGACTCGCGCTGGTGTCTCACGGCTGGTCCGAACGGGTACGACCGTGGTATTTTTCCACGGGCTCATGCTGATCTGGATGTACCAGAACGGCTATGGTTCTGATTCACTGCAAGACTTCTGGCTGCGCATCGGAGTGGCCCTGTCAACCTCATTTGCCGTAGGCCTGCTGATCAACATGACCCCGGCAGCACCGTTACTTTCGGGAGCGCGTCAAGAGCGCAACATCTTCCGCAACCGGTAG
- the mfd gene encoding transcription-repair coupling factor has translation MLSEDAVLSGLLAQIESDSAVAAMRTSITRTDRTADLSLSLPDGAREAVTASLAQALCESAFEAPVVLLVTATAREAEDLAQGLSAWMDASTVAHFPSWETLPHERLSPRSDTVGERMAVLRKLAHPGRDGQAPLKVVTAPVRSIVQPIVKDLGDLEPVLLQTGEFYDFEQVIEDLANAAYTRVDMVSRRGEFAVRGGIIDVFPPTEPHPYRIEFFGDEVEEIRYFSIADQRSLVDTSDDGSETPTNMYAPPCRELLLTEEVQQKARDLQVSMPNVLEMLEPMSNGMAVEGMESLAPLVTEMESFLEVLPEGSMTILVEPEKVRGRVHDLLTTNEEFLEAAWAAAGEGLSAPVENQQEAGGFATLGDTRTVALEQDQGWWQFTAFDTDETFDATALRSGFRSPVQFAGDVAAMQEHVSNRIRDKWSIVVATHGPGPARRLAELFGEQGHTASVVDAITEPKPSQIQITVASLGAGFAWQDQRLAIVTEYDLFGRQAAGSQRGEKRSLARKRRNAVDPLALEEGDFVVHNQHGIAKFIELQRRKVAGARSTAGEEGYREYLVLEFAPSKRGGAGDRLFVPTDQLDQVSQYVGGDVPSLSKMGGSDWAQTKSKARRATREIAKELIQLYSARMATRGHAFSSDSPWQDELEQAFPHIETPDQLTTVDEVKKDMENEVPMDRLVAGDVGFGKTEVAVRAAFKAIQDGKQVALLVPTTLLARQHAETFTERFAGFPVTVRALSRFQKAKESRETVEGLADGSVDMVIGTHRLLSDEIQFKDLGLVIVDEEQRFGVEHKEKLKHMRTNVDVLAMTATPIPRTLEMSMTGIRETSTLATPPEQRHPVLTYVGPYTDKQITAAIRREMMREGQVFYVHNRVNSINKVASRIQELVPEARVAIAHGRMSESTLEQIMVDFWEKEYDVLVSTTIIETGLDIANANTLIIEDAHRYGLSQLHQLRGRVGRGRDRAYAYFLYDSAKPLNETAMERLKAVATHNELGSGMQLAQKDLEIRGAGNLLGGEQSGHIAGVGFDLYLRMVGEAVADFKGEEDTSPQEVKVELPVNAHLPHDYVPGERLRLEAYRNLAQATDTDAVNAVVEELNDRYGELPEAAQNLVAVANFRNTAREYGIYEIMLMGKNIKFGPIEELPDSRAMRLKRMYPGATYRAPLKAIMVPRPKTQAVTGKELVDAELLAWAGEFIANIFGDN, from the coding sequence ATGTTGTCTGAAGACGCTGTGCTCTCAGGGCTTTTGGCTCAGATTGAATCCGATTCCGCCGTCGCAGCAATGCGAACCTCCATCACGCGTACCGACCGTACCGCGGACTTGTCGCTCTCGCTGCCAGACGGCGCACGGGAAGCTGTGACCGCCAGCCTGGCACAGGCTTTGTGCGAGTCAGCGTTTGAAGCCCCGGTTGTACTCTTAGTGACCGCTACTGCTCGCGAAGCAGAAGACCTGGCACAAGGGTTGAGTGCCTGGATGGATGCCTCAACCGTCGCGCACTTCCCATCGTGGGAAACTTTGCCGCATGAGCGTCTGTCACCACGCAGCGACACGGTGGGCGAGCGCATGGCAGTGCTCCGTAAATTGGCCCACCCCGGCCGAGACGGTCAAGCACCTCTGAAAGTTGTCACGGCCCCGGTGCGGTCCATCGTCCAGCCGATCGTCAAAGACCTGGGTGACTTGGAACCGGTCTTATTACAAACCGGCGAATTTTACGACTTCGAGCAGGTCATTGAAGACCTCGCCAACGCTGCCTACACCCGGGTGGATATGGTCTCCCGGCGCGGAGAATTCGCTGTCCGCGGCGGCATCATCGATGTTTTCCCGCCCACCGAACCCCACCCGTATCGTATCGAATTTTTCGGTGACGAAGTCGAGGAGATCCGCTACTTTTCGATCGCTGACCAGAGATCACTCGTTGATACCTCCGATGACGGATCGGAAACCCCGACCAACATGTATGCGCCACCGTGCCGCGAACTGCTGTTGACCGAAGAAGTTCAGCAAAAGGCCCGTGACCTGCAAGTCTCCATGCCCAATGTGCTGGAGATGCTAGAGCCCATGTCCAACGGCATGGCAGTCGAAGGCATGGAGTCGTTGGCCCCGCTGGTCACCGAGATGGAGTCTTTCCTCGAAGTACTGCCCGAAGGCTCGATGACCATTCTGGTAGAGCCTGAAAAAGTCCGCGGCCGGGTTCATGACCTATTGACCACCAACGAAGAATTTTTGGAAGCCGCCTGGGCTGCCGCCGGTGAAGGGCTGTCAGCTCCGGTGGAAAACCAACAGGAAGCCGGTGGGTTCGCGACCCTGGGGGATACCCGCACCGTGGCCCTCGAACAGGACCAGGGGTGGTGGCAGTTCACGGCGTTCGACACTGATGAGACGTTTGATGCCACAGCACTGCGTTCGGGTTTCAGGTCTCCGGTACAGTTCGCCGGTGATGTGGCAGCAATGCAAGAACACGTGTCCAACCGCATCCGGGACAAGTGGTCAATTGTGGTGGCCACCCACGGCCCCGGTCCGGCACGACGACTGGCAGAACTCTTCGGCGAACAAGGACACACCGCTTCAGTGGTCGACGCCATCACCGAACCCAAACCAAGCCAGATTCAGATCACGGTGGCTTCGCTGGGAGCCGGCTTTGCGTGGCAGGACCAACGGTTAGCCATTGTTACCGAATACGATCTATTCGGTCGACAAGCAGCCGGTAGCCAACGTGGCGAGAAACGCTCGTTGGCGCGTAAACGTCGCAACGCAGTGGACCCGCTGGCCTTGGAAGAAGGCGACTTCGTGGTCCACAATCAACACGGTATCGCCAAATTTATTGAACTCCAACGACGTAAGGTGGCTGGAGCCCGCTCTACAGCGGGCGAAGAAGGCTACCGCGAATACCTCGTGTTGGAGTTCGCTCCGTCAAAACGCGGTGGGGCCGGCGACCGGCTTTTCGTCCCGACCGACCAGCTCGACCAGGTCAGCCAGTATGTGGGCGGCGATGTGCCATCCTTGTCGAAAATGGGCGGTTCCGACTGGGCCCAGACTAAAAGTAAAGCCCGACGAGCGACTCGCGAGATCGCCAAAGAACTTATCCAGTTGTATTCTGCGCGAATGGCCACGAGAGGACACGCGTTTTCGTCGGATAGCCCGTGGCAGGATGAACTAGAACAAGCCTTCCCTCACATTGAAACCCCCGATCAGCTCACCACGGTTGACGAAGTCAAAAAAGACATGGAAAACGAAGTGCCCATGGACCGGCTGGTCGCAGGAGACGTGGGCTTTGGTAAAACCGAAGTCGCAGTGCGCGCTGCCTTCAAAGCGATCCAGGACGGTAAACAGGTGGCCCTGCTTGTGCCAACCACGCTGTTAGCACGACAACACGCAGAAACATTCACCGAACGTTTTGCTGGTTTCCCCGTGACCGTCCGGGCATTATCGCGGTTCCAAAAAGCCAAGGAGTCGCGGGAGACCGTTGAGGGCCTAGCCGACGGCAGCGTCGATATGGTCATCGGGACTCACCGACTGCTATCCGATGAAATCCAGTTTAAGGATCTTGGACTGGTCATTGTCGATGAGGAGCAACGGTTTGGTGTCGAGCATAAAGAAAAGCTCAAACACATGCGTACCAACGTCGATGTGCTGGCTATGACGGCCACCCCGATCCCACGAACGTTGGAAATGTCGATGACCGGCATCCGCGAGACCTCGACGCTTGCCACTCCACCAGAACAACGCCACCCGGTGCTGACCTACGTGGGCCCGTATACCGACAAGCAAATCACTGCGGCCATCCGGCGAGAAATGATGCGCGAAGGTCAAGTTTTCTACGTCCACAACCGGGTGAACAGCATCAATAAGGTCGCCAGCCGGATCCAAGAGCTCGTACCAGAAGCGCGGGTTGCTATCGCCCACGGTCGGATGTCCGAGTCCACGTTGGAACAAATCATGGTCGACTTCTGGGAAAAGGAATACGATGTTCTGGTGTCGACCACGATTATCGAAACGGGCCTCGATATCGCCAACGCCAACACCCTGATCATTGAAGACGCGCACCGTTATGGGCTGTCCCAGTTACACCAGTTGCGGGGTCGTGTCGGACGCGGCCGGGACCGTGCCTATGCGTATTTCCTCTACGACTCTGCCAAACCGCTCAACGAAACCGCGATGGAACGGCTCAAAGCAGTGGCCACCCACAACGAACTAGGTTCGGGGATGCAGCTGGCCCAAAAAGACCTCGAAATTCGAGGCGCCGGCAACTTATTGGGTGGCGAACAATCCGGGCACATCGCCGGGGTGGGCTTCGATTTATACTTGCGGATGGTCGGCGAAGCGGTCGCCGATTTCAAGGGCGAAGAAGATACCTCCCCACAAGAGGTCAAAGTTGAACTGCCCGTCAACGCGCATCTACCGCACGACTACGTGCCGGGTGAGCGGCTGCGCTTGGAGGCATACCGTAACTTGGCACAAGCTACCGACACCGATGCGGTCAACGCCGTCGTCGAAGAACTCAACGATCGCTATGGTGAACTACCTGAAGCCGCTCAGAACCTCGTAGCAGTTGCGAACTTCCGAAACACAGCGCGCGAGTACGGGATCTACGAGATCATGCTGATGGGTAAGAACATCAAATTTGGTCCTATCGAAGAGCTCCCGGATTCCCGAGCGATGCGGCTGAAGCGGATGTATCCCGGGGCTACATACCGGGCGCCGTTGAAGGCCATCATGGTCCCCAGACCCAAGACGCAGGCAGTCACCGGAAAAGAGCTGGTCGATGCAGAGCTGTTGGCATGGGCCGGGGAATTCATTGCCAACATCTTCGGTGATAACTAG
- a CDS encoding DUF2505 domain-containing protein has translation MAFNESTTISHPPQRVFEGLISQDFQQHVAEEFNASVDKFTVVPPQPAASDTVSVTIHRSVNGEQVAQRLPSAVQRFVKGRVNIEQSEAWSAASGDGARDANVTIKVPMAKATGTATIKLAPTADGTGTTVNVSGSLKSSIPLMGSKIAQMAEPQVGKMLTEMNKKLDAWLTQH, from the coding sequence ATGGCTTTCAATGAATCCACGACGATTTCTCACCCACCGCAGCGTGTGTTTGAGGGACTGATTAGCCAAGATTTTCAGCAGCACGTCGCTGAAGAGTTCAATGCCAGTGTTGATAAATTTACTGTTGTGCCACCGCAGCCTGCTGCTAGTGACACGGTCTCCGTGACCATTCACCGCAGTGTCAATGGCGAACAAGTCGCTCAGCGGCTGCCATCGGCGGTGCAGCGTTTCGTCAAAGGCCGCGTGAACATTGAGCAATCCGAGGCGTGGTCCGCTGCGTCCGGGGACGGCGCTCGTGATGCCAATGTAACGATTAAAGTGCCTATGGCCAAAGCGACCGGTACGGCAACAATCAAGCTGGCCCCGACTGCTGATGGGACCGGTACGACCGTGAATGTTTCGGGATCGTTGAAATCTTCAATCCCGTTGATGGGGTCGAAGATCGCGCAGATGGCTGAGCCTCAAGTAGGAAAAATGCTGACTGAAATGAACAAGAAATTGGATGCTTGGTTGACGCAGCACTAA
- the pth gene encoding aminoacyl-tRNA hydrolase, with protein MSTHTVGPLDPTTGPVLVVGLGNPGDRYAATRHNIGHMVVNELAERNSQRWNTHKAGAAVAEFRLGIGGSKIVLAKPATYMNLSGKPIAALLKFFKIGPENLIVVHDELDIEFDTIRLKRGGGEGGHNGLKSTSQALGTKEYLRVRTGIGRPPGRMAPADYVLRPFSTTELETLPMHIDRAADAVEVLVEDGLTTAQNRFH; from the coding sequence TTGTCGACTCACACCGTAGGACCGCTCGATCCCACCACCGGACCAGTTCTGGTGGTGGGATTGGGCAACCCCGGCGACCGATATGCCGCAACCCGCCACAACATCGGTCACATGGTGGTCAATGAGCTAGCCGAACGCAACAGCCAACGATGGAACACTCACAAGGCAGGGGCTGCGGTCGCAGAATTCCGCTTGGGCATCGGAGGCTCCAAGATTGTGCTGGCCAAACCGGCCACGTATATGAACCTATCGGGCAAGCCCATTGCCGCACTGTTAAAATTCTTCAAAATCGGGCCCGAGAATCTCATCGTGGTGCACGACGAACTCGACATTGAATTCGACACTATTCGCCTCAAACGCGGTGGGGGCGAAGGTGGACATAACGGCCTAAAATCCACGTCTCAGGCACTGGGCACCAAAGAGTACTTACGCGTCAGAACCGGTATTGGACGTCCCCCAGGACGGATGGCTCCGGCAGATTATGTCCTGCGTCCGTTTTCGACCACCGAACTCGAAACGCTGCCAATGCACATTGACCGGGCAGCAGACGCCGTGGAAGTCTTGGTCGAAGACGGACTCACCACCGCACAAAATCGTTTTCACTAA
- a CDS encoding 50S ribosomal protein L25/general stress protein Ctc, with the protein MAVDYIELTVENRTDFGKGAARRARRDGYIPAVLYGHGEEPRHLLLPRHEGFLALRNANQLLRLVEGDSAEMALPKDIQRNPLKDEVDHVDLILVRRGELVTVDVWVEVIGEPAPDHTYVLEANSIPVEADALDLPESVEIDLTGRTAGEHVYGTDVILPEGVTLDVEDPEEYLIATVDEVSEQDLGEDTDADASGEVPTVAEQAAAKSADE; encoded by the coding sequence ATGGCTGTTGACTATATTGAACTCACAGTAGAAAACCGCACCGACTTCGGTAAAGGTGCTGCCCGCCGTGCACGCCGTGACGGTTACATTCCCGCCGTACTCTACGGCCACGGCGAAGAACCACGCCACCTGCTGCTGCCACGCCACGAAGGTTTCCTGGCACTGCGTAACGCAAACCAGCTGCTGCGCCTAGTTGAAGGCGATAGCGCCGAAATGGCACTGCCAAAAGACATCCAGCGCAACCCGCTGAAAGACGAAGTCGACCACGTCGACTTGATCCTGGTCCGTCGCGGTGAACTTGTCACCGTGGATGTCTGGGTTGAAGTCATCGGTGAACCTGCACCAGACCACACCTACGTGCTCGAAGCTAACAGCATTCCTGTTGAAGCCGATGCACTGGATCTGCCTGAATCTGTCGAGATCGACCTGACCGGCCGTACCGCAGGCGAACACGTCTACGGAACTGACGTCATCCTCCCAGAAGGCGTCACGCTGGATGTTGAGGACCCAGAAGAGTACCTCATCGCCACCGTTGACGAAGTCTCCGAACAGGACCTCGGCGAAGACACCGACGCAGATGCATCAGGCGAAGTCCCAACCGTAGCTGAACAAGCAGCTGCGAAATCGGCCGACGAGTAA
- a CDS encoding HNH endonuclease, with protein sequence MTAEVVVVMHDTSLLGDDDVPAWIPGHGPLPAGMVKRWLAEPEAAKFFRRMYTRATDGQLVALESKRRHFPEGLSKMLAIRDDTCATPWCNSPVEDADHRKSWAQGGTTSWDNATGLCKRCNQRKENRGWKYSGTPALLMVTTPTGHQYTVPTRPPISQLRHDTTDPPMGPIDIAWPVAA encoded by the coding sequence GTGACCGCCGAAGTCGTGGTCGTGATGCACGATACGAGCTTGTTGGGTGATGATGATGTGCCGGCCTGGATCCCCGGCCACGGGCCGTTACCTGCCGGCATGGTGAAACGCTGGTTGGCAGAGCCTGAGGCGGCGAAGTTTTTCCGGCGCATGTACACCCGCGCCACCGATGGCCAACTCGTGGCACTGGAATCTAAACGACGTCACTTCCCCGAAGGGCTGTCTAAGATGTTGGCCATCCGGGACGACACGTGCGCGACGCCATGGTGCAATAGCCCGGTGGAAGATGCCGATCACCGGAAATCCTGGGCCCAGGGTGGGACCACTAGCTGGGATAATGCCACCGGGCTGTGTAAACGCTGTAACCAGCGCAAAGAAAATCGGGGTTGGAAGTATTCCGGGACCCCAGCCCTACTCATGGTGACCACCCCGACCGGGCACCAGTACACGGTGCCCACCCGACCCCCGATCAGCCAACTCCGCCACGACACCACAGACCCACCCATGGGACCCATCGACATCGCCTGGCCCGTCGCAGCCTAA
- a CDS encoding DUF222 domain-containing protein translates to METAVEMADLVQEFVDSLAELPPAASEEGNIDRLQHLERAKRALAAAQASATNAFVEQRKAHEAGMRITTSEQLKGIEAEVGLARGESPFVGAALTYTATALCNVLPNTYAALAAGRVSEYHARIVAEQTSHLSDAHRREIDGLIAHRLGKASSSQLRKLILGHSYRLDRAAAEQRAAQNQRDRRVCLDPGSDGFSYLTAELPTHQAVAVMDALRQQTNTRLAAQRRRQTEAEAAADTPAAEPLSRDQVMADVFVELLTGQTTAGGG, encoded by the coding sequence ATGGAAACAGCGGTTGAGATGGCAGATCTGGTCCAGGAGTTCGTTGACTCCCTGGCCGAGTTGCCGCCTGCTGCGTCCGAGGAAGGCAACATTGACCGGCTCCAACACCTGGAGCGCGCCAAACGAGCTCTGGCTGCTGCCCAGGCGAGTGCGACGAATGCGTTTGTGGAGCAGCGTAAGGCCCATGAGGCCGGGATGCGGATCACGACCTCCGAGCAACTCAAAGGCATTGAGGCCGAAGTCGGCCTAGCCCGTGGGGAATCGCCGTTTGTCGGCGCCGCGCTGACCTATACGGCCACCGCGTTGTGTAACGTTCTACCGAACACCTATGCGGCGTTAGCTGCTGGGCGTGTCAGTGAATATCATGCTCGGATCGTGGCCGAGCAGACGAGTCATCTCTCGGATGCTCATCGTCGGGAGATTGATGGGCTGATTGCCCACCGGTTGGGCAAGGCCTCCAGCTCCCAGTTACGCAAGCTGATTCTGGGACATTCCTACCGACTGGATCGTGCGGCCGCTGAGCAACGGGCAGCACAGAATCAGCGGGATCGCCGGGTGTGTTTGGATCCGGGCAGCGACGGCTTCTCGTATCTCACCGCCGAGTTGCCGACTCACCAGGCGGTAGCGGTCATGGACGCACTGAGGCAACAGACCAATACACGCCTGGCCGCCCAACGCCGGCGACAGACCGAGGCCGAAGCCGCCGCTGACACCCCTGCGGCCGAGCCCTTGAGCCGCGACCAAGTTATGGCCGATGTGTTCGTGGAACTGCTCACCGGCCAAACCACCGCCGGGGGGGGGTGA
- a CDS encoding ribose-phosphate diphosphokinase, whose protein sequence is MSEIVTNENKKLVLASGRAHPELAEEIAEHLGTELLPLDAYDFANGETYVRPSQSVRGKDVFILQSHPAPMNNWVMEQLLLCDAMKRASARRITVVSPFYPYARQDKKGRGREPISARMIADLYQATGANRIMTMDLHTSQIQGFFDGPVDHLFAFPILVDYIRGRVDIDKVTVVSPDTGRVRVAEQWADRLGGAPLAFVHKSRDLSQPNKAESKTVVGQIEGRTCVLIDDMIDTGGTIAGAVQILKDAGAAEVIIAATHAVFSDPAAQRLADSGASEVVVTNTLPIPEEKRFHNLTVLSVAPVLANAIREVFEDGSVTSLFDGNV, encoded by the coding sequence TTGAGCGAAATTGTCACCAATGAGAACAAGAAGCTCGTATTGGCCTCGGGTCGAGCGCACCCGGAGCTTGCAGAAGAAATAGCAGAGCATCTTGGCACCGAACTACTACCCTTAGACGCCTACGACTTTGCAAACGGTGAAACCTATGTTCGCCCAAGCCAGTCGGTGCGCGGCAAAGACGTTTTCATCCTGCAGTCCCACCCAGCGCCCATGAACAACTGGGTCATGGAACAACTATTGCTATGCGATGCGATGAAACGTGCCTCCGCTCGTCGCATCACCGTAGTCTCACCGTTCTATCCGTACGCTCGACAAGACAAAAAAGGCCGCGGACGTGAGCCCATCTCCGCGCGGATGATCGCTGACCTGTATCAGGCCACCGGAGCTAACCGCATCATGACCATGGATCTGCATACCTCGCAGATCCAGGGCTTCTTTGACGGACCGGTAGACCATCTGTTCGCCTTCCCCATCCTGGTTGACTACATCCGTGGGCGGGTTGACATCGACAAGGTCACAGTCGTTTCACCTGACACCGGACGCGTCCGTGTAGCCGAGCAGTGGGCCGACCGGCTCGGTGGTGCACCACTAGCATTTGTGCACAAATCCCGTGACCTTTCCCAGCCCAATAAAGCCGAATCCAAAACCGTGGTCGGCCAGATTGAAGGCCGCACCTGCGTCCTGATCGATGACATGATTGACACCGGCGGTACCATCGCCGGTGCCGTACAGATCCTCAAGGATGCCGGCGCTGCGGAAGTCATCATCGCTGCTACTCACGCGGTCTTCTCAGACCCAGCTGCGCAGCGTTTGGCAGACTCAGGTGCCTCGGAAGTCGTGGTCACCAATACTCTGCCAATCCCGGAAGAAAAGCGCTTCCACAACCTCACCGTGCTGTCAGTCGCGCCGGTCCTGGCCAACGCGATCCGCGAAGTCTTCGAAGACGGATCGGTTACGAGCTTGTTCGACGGCAACGTTTAA
- the glmU gene encoding bifunctional UDP-N-acetylglucosamine diphosphorylase/glucosamine-1-phosphate N-acetyltransferase GlmU, whose translation MSLNSSSPAAVIVLAAGAGTRMKSALPKVLHPMAGRSLVGHALDAAASLSPEHLVAVVRHERERVVEHLLSHTPDLVIADQDDIPGTGRAVELGLQAIGDVTGTVVVTYGDVPLLTPETLNALVTEHQESANAVTVLSANVPDATGYGRIVRDDNGLVTEIVEHKDALKIAEDTGDTTIADITEINSGIYAFDGEVLARTLAEVTTDNVQGEKYLTDVLSLARAEGGRVATYVTEDLWEVEGVNDRVQLATLGAVLNRRITERWMREGVTIVDPSTTWIDVDVELDQDVTIKPNTQLHGKTQVATGAVIGPDTTLIDVVVGQDANIRRTEATEATIGQGAKVGPFTYIRPGTVLGETGKIGAFYETKNVNIGRGAKLSHLGYAGDADIGENTNIGCGNITANYDGVQKHRTVIGAEVRTGSNTVFTAPVSIGDGAYTAAGAVVRKDVPPGALTMNAVDQRIIEDWVLKRRPDTAAADAARKANEAS comes from the coding sequence ATCTCCTTGAATTCTTCTTCTCCCGCGGCTGTTATCGTGCTAGCCGCCGGCGCTGGCACACGAATGAAATCGGCACTCCCCAAAGTTTTGCATCCGATGGCCGGACGCTCGCTGGTCGGGCACGCCCTCGACGCTGCAGCTAGTCTGAGCCCTGAGCACCTCGTCGCCGTTGTACGTCACGAACGTGAACGCGTCGTTGAACACCTGCTCTCGCACACGCCCGATCTCGTCATCGCCGACCAAGATGACATCCCAGGTACCGGACGCGCAGTAGAACTCGGTCTACAAGCCATCGGCGATGTCACTGGCACCGTTGTGGTGACCTACGGTGATGTGCCGCTGCTGACCCCTGAGACGCTCAACGCGCTGGTGACCGAACATCAAGAATCTGCAAACGCAGTGACGGTATTGAGCGCCAACGTGCCGGACGCCACCGGCTACGGCCGCATCGTACGCGACGACAATGGTCTGGTGACCGAAATTGTCGAACACAAAGACGCGCTGAAAATTGCTGAAGATACCGGTGATACCACGATCGCCGACATCACCGAGATCAACTCTGGGATCTATGCCTTTGACGGTGAAGTGCTCGCCCGCACACTCGCCGAAGTCACCACCGACAACGTCCAGGGCGAAAAATATCTGACCGATGTCTTGAGTCTGGCCCGCGCCGAAGGCGGACGGGTAGCCACCTATGTCACCGAAGACCTCTGGGAAGTCGAAGGCGTCAACGACCGCGTGCAGCTCGCCACGCTGGGTGCGGTCTTGAATCGTCGGATCACTGAACGCTGGATGCGCGAGGGCGTGACCATCGTGGACCCCTCCACTACCTGGATTGATGTCGACGTCGAACTCGACCAGGACGTGACCATCAAGCCCAACACACAACTGCACGGCAAGACACAGGTTGCTACCGGCGCGGTGATTGGTCCCGACACCACACTGATCGACGTCGTCGTTGGCCAAGACGCGAACATTCGCCGTACCGAAGCAACCGAGGCCACCATCGGCCAAGGGGCTAAAGTCGGACCCTTCACTTACATTCGTCCGGGCACCGTGCTGGGTGAGACCGGCAAAATCGGCGCCTTCTACGAAACGAAGAACGTCAACATTGGCCGAGGCGCCAAACTCTCCCACCTCGGGTACGCCGGCGATGCTGATATTGGCGAGAATACCAACATCGGCTGTGGCAATATCACCGCGAATTACGACGGAGTGCAAAAGCACCGGACCGTCATTGGCGCCGAAGTCCGCACCGGCTCCAACACCGTGTTCACCGCACCGGTGAGCATCGGAGACGGCGCGTACACCGCAGCCGGAGCAGTTGTGCGTAAAGATGTTCCACCCGGTGCACTGACCATGAACGCTGTGGACCAGCGCATCATCGAAGATTGGGTCCTCAAGCGTCGACCTGACACCGCAGCAGCCGACGCTGCTCGCAAGGCCAACGAGGCGTCATAA